A DNA window from Candidatus Protochlamydia naegleriophila contains the following coding sequences:
- a CDS encoding pyridoxal-phosphate dependent enzyme: protein MALNDILAAIGKTPSVRLHRVGRELDCELYGKCEFLNPGGSIKDRIAYQMIEAAEKSGRIKPGDTLIEASSGNTGIGFAMVGAVKGYRIIITMPAKMSREKEVIIEALGAKIYRTPTEAAWDAPDSHISLAKRLEKELPNAHFLDQYSNPNNPAAHFEATAEEIINDMGEQLAMVVIGVGTGGTVTGVAKKIKAKMPHVKIVGIDPYGSILGGGTEVHSYQVEGIGYDFIPKVLDNSLVDEYVKVGDEDSFLMARRLIQEEGLLVGGSSGSAVWGALQVAKKLGAGQKCLVILPDGIRNYLSKFVDNKWMQDHGFMNKGTEA, encoded by the coding sequence ATGGCATTGAATGATATTTTGGCAGCGATTGGCAAGACTCCGTCGGTGCGGTTGCATCGGGTGGGAAGGGAGCTGGATTGCGAGCTATATGGAAAATGCGAATTCTTAAATCCTGGTGGATCGATTAAGGACCGCATTGCTTATCAGATGATTGAGGCGGCAGAAAAGTCTGGCCGGATTAAGCCCGGTGATACCCTTATTGAGGCGAGTTCTGGCAATACGGGTATTGGCTTTGCCATGGTCGGGGCAGTGAAAGGATATCGTATCATTATTACCATGCCGGCCAAGATGAGCCGTGAGAAAGAGGTGATCATTGAGGCGCTTGGTGCCAAGATTTATCGAACACCGACTGAAGCTGCTTGGGATGCTCCTGACAGCCATATTTCGCTTGCCAAGAGGCTGGAAAAGGAATTGCCAAATGCACATTTTCTCGACCAATACAGCAATCCAAACAATCCGGCAGCTCACTTTGAAGCTACGGCTGAAGAGATTATTAACGATATGGGAGAGCAGCTTGCGATGGTTGTGATCGGTGTCGGGACTGGAGGAACGGTAACGGGAGTTGCCAAAAAAATCAAAGCCAAAATGCCGCATGTGAAAATTGTGGGGATAGATCCGTATGGCTCGATTTTAGGCGGGGGAACCGAGGTGCATTCTTATCAGGTGGAGGGAATAGGCTACGACTTTATACCTAAGGTTTTGGATAACAGCTTAGTCGATGAGTATGTCAAAGTCGGTGATGAAGATTCGTTCCTGATGGCGAGAAGGCTCATTCAAGAAGAAGGATTGCTTGTGGGCGGCTCGTCCGGATCGGCTGTTTGGGGAGCCTTGCAAGTCGCCAAAAAGTTGGGAGCTGGGCAAAAGTGTTTAGTGATTTTACCCGATGGGATCCGCAATTATCTCTCCAAATTTGTAGATAACAAGTGGATGCAAGATCATGGATTCATGAATAAAGGAACAGAAGCATGA
- a CDS encoding DsbA family protein, with product MPHLRIPVSEKDHIQGPMEAPVTLVEYGDYQCLYCALAYPIVRQIQKQLSGQMRYIFRHFPLQQAHPLALLAAQAAEAASLQNKFWDMHDMIYRHQKTLAPGAFVEFAEELKLDIPAFKENLENRTLTSHIEADFHNGVRSGVNGTPCFFINEERFDGDRSYDNFLAALVASATNSA from the coding sequence ATGCCCCATTTAAGAATCCCCGTTTCGGAAAAAGACCATATCCAAGGGCCAATGGAAGCGCCCGTGACGCTCGTTGAATATGGCGACTATCAATGCCTTTATTGCGCTTTAGCCTATCCCATTGTCAGGCAGATTCAAAAGCAGCTCTCGGGCCAAATGCGCTATATCTTCCGCCACTTTCCGCTTCAACAAGCCCATCCTTTAGCCTTATTGGCTGCTCAAGCAGCTGAAGCAGCCTCGTTGCAAAACAAATTCTGGGACATGCACGACATGATCTATAGGCATCAAAAAACCTTGGCGCCCGGTGCCTTTGTCGAGTTTGCTGAAGAGCTTAAGCTCGACATTCCCGCATTTAAAGAAAACCTCGAAAACCGAACTCTCACGAGTCACATCGAAGCTGATTTTCACAATGGGGTGCGCAGCGGAGTCAATGGAACGCCTTGCTTCTTCATCAATGAAGAGCGCTTTGATGGCGACCGCTCCTACGACAATTTTTTAGCAGCTTTAGTTGCAAGCGCAACGAATTCGGCATAA
- a CDS encoding TrmB family transcriptional regulator: MNELLIQLQTLGLTENEARIYEAFLCHGALNGYEVAKKTSIARGNIYAYLSRLVDKGVLRSTSDEKYVPVPLNVFVQQQQCTIKKAGEQAQLALEQLHQKGEEAQVLSLIDIDQVLEKCRFILSIPVPSLFIAAFPQELESLAPLLHERHRQDCHIEAICFGKAPESFPDAMEHASSDQIEQAQGGRLLMLSGFPHGLIAVVKPQGSTGIWAWNRYLSSMVGLYVSHELFIMRMWPLLSSRQQARLKEELKDLSSCIAMAGVDPSLPLHPYLPGRITPQVTSV; the protein is encoded by the coding sequence ATGAACGAGTTATTGATTCAGTTACAGACACTTGGTTTAACGGAGAACGAGGCTCGCATATACGAGGCGTTTCTTTGCCATGGAGCCTTAAATGGGTATGAAGTGGCAAAAAAAACAAGTATTGCAAGGGGAAATATTTATGCGTATTTGAGCCGTTTAGTAGACAAGGGGGTTTTAAGGAGCACATCGGACGAGAAGTATGTTCCCGTCCCTTTAAATGTCTTTGTCCAACAACAACAGTGTACCATCAAAAAAGCGGGTGAGCAAGCCCAGCTAGCACTGGAGCAGCTGCATCAAAAGGGAGAAGAGGCACAGGTTCTTTCTTTGATCGATATCGATCAAGTCCTCGAGAAATGCCGCTTTATTCTATCCATTCCTGTTCCATCCCTCTTTATTGCGGCATTTCCGCAAGAGCTCGAAAGTTTAGCTCCTTTGCTTCATGAGAGGCATAGGCAAGACTGCCACATCGAAGCCATATGCTTTGGAAAAGCGCCAGAATCCTTCCCTGATGCGATGGAGCATGCATCTAGTGATCAAATTGAACAGGCACAGGGTGGACGGCTGCTCATGCTGTCAGGATTTCCCCATGGGTTAATAGCCGTCGTTAAACCTCAAGGAAGCACAGGAATTTGGGCTTGGAATCGCTACCTCTCAAGCATGGTTGGCCTCTACGTTTCCCATGAATTATTTATCATGCGCATGTGGCCGCTTTTATCATCCAGGCAGCAGGCAAGACTCAAAGAGGAGCTCAAAGACCTAAGCTCTTGCATCGCCATGGCTGGAGTCGATCCCTCTTTACCGCTCCATCCCTATTTACCAGGCCGTATTACCCCACAAGTCACATCAGTATAG
- a CDS encoding HIT family protein has product MNIGNAPLLPNCPFCASSPLGERVTNRQILFGTRYWKVLFDHKPLTKGHLIVVPNEHRDTRFDLTAEECENLHEVQLRIKDVFQHVFGYCSNLQYEKNGLGIPHFQIHILPTSSKLHLLWLQIKLFIRTFPFPLWSLSDQRIEQLRREFTPPAEGIQF; this is encoded by the coding sequence ATGAATATTGGAAATGCGCCTCTTTTGCCAAATTGCCCTTTCTGTGCATCTAGCCCACTCGGAGAAAGAGTGACGAACCGTCAAATTCTTTTTGGAACCCGTTACTGGAAGGTCTTATTCGATCATAAACCACTAACGAAGGGACATCTAATCGTTGTTCCAAATGAGCATCGCGACACGCGGTTTGATTTAACAGCAGAAGAATGTGAAAATCTGCATGAAGTACAATTACGCATCAAAGACGTTTTTCAGCATGTATTCGGTTATTGTTCAAACTTACAATACGAGAAAAATGGACTCGGCATTCCCCACTTTCAAATCCACATTCTGCCAACCTCTTCTAAACTTCATCTCTTGTGGCTTCAAATTAAACTGTTTATTCGCACCTTTCCTTTTCCTCTTTGGTCGCTTAGCGACCAGCGCATCGAACAGTTGAGAAGGGAATTTACGCCTCCAGCTGAGGGAATTCAGTTCTAG
- a CDS encoding GNAT family N-acetyltransferase: MHLSFQPIQTTHLPFIHGWFHAPHIQRWYSGQKAWSIKEIEEKYLPSRLEKKRIQAYLITIDERPIGYIQSYLIKDYPWDEMDLSSLPERLAGIDFYIGEKNYLQKGHGTRALIQFLSQFIDPYYEGSIVDPRQDNLTAIRCYQKAGFSPCQVVLCQREPLQLMKRIRE, from the coding sequence ATGCACCTGTCGTTTCAGCCCATCCAAACCACCCATTTGCCCTTTATTCACGGCTGGTTTCATGCGCCCCATATCCAGCGCTGGTATTCAGGCCAAAAAGCATGGTCTATAAAAGAAATCGAAGAGAAATACCTTCCTTCCCGGCTAGAAAAAAAGCGCATTCAGGCCTATCTCATCACAATCGATGAAAGACCTATTGGATACATACAGAGTTATCTGATCAAGGATTATCCATGGGATGAAATGGATCTATCAAGCCTACCTGAAAGGCTAGCTGGGATTGATTTTTACATTGGAGAAAAAAACTATCTGCAAAAAGGACATGGGACGCGCGCGCTAATACAGTTTTTAAGCCAGTTTATCGATCCATACTACGAAGGGTCTATAGTCGATCCTCGTCAAGATAATTTGACAGCCATTCGTTGCTATCAAAAAGCCGGATTTAGCCCCTGCCAGGTCGTGCTTTGCCAGAGAGAGCCGCTGCAGCTGATGAAAAGAATAAGAGAATAA
- a CDS encoding YbaK/EbsC family protein → MSLVLNNIEKLLQQANIPYRLLEHTPTHTCEESASVRGDSLERGAKALVIKVGDQFYLFVLSAILQLDTKRIKKILHTKSLRFATKEELASMTQLVPGAVPPFGKPILPFDLWIDRSLLQQPRISFNAGSLTHSIQMDLNDYLKIAKGQVDSFSKASD, encoded by the coding sequence ATGAGTCTCGTTTTAAATAACATTGAAAAGCTCCTGCAACAAGCCAACATTCCCTATAGGCTCTTAGAACATACTCCCACGCACACGTGTGAGGAATCGGCATCGGTCCGTGGCGACTCTTTAGAGAGAGGTGCTAAAGCATTGGTCATCAAAGTTGGTGACCAGTTTTATTTGTTTGTCCTCAGCGCTATTTTGCAGTTGGATACCAAGCGGATTAAAAAAATTTTACACACTAAGTCATTGCGCTTCGCCACCAAAGAAGAATTAGCCTCCATGACTCAGTTGGTACCAGGAGCCGTTCCTCCCTTCGGAAAGCCCATTTTGCCGTTTGATCTATGGATCGACCGCTCACTCTTACAACAGCCAAGGATTAGTTTTAATGCCGGCTCTCTTACTCATTCGATTCAAATGGACTTAAATGATTACCTCAAGATTGCTAAAGGACAAGTTGACTCTTTCTCAAAAGCCTCCGATTAG
- a CDS encoding trans-sulfuration enzyme family protein, producing MKKETGQYDIATRAIHAGQEPDPTTGAIMTPIYATSTYVQESPGKHKGYEYSRTGNPTRAAYERCVADLEGGACGLAFASGLAAIATVLEVLQPGDHVIVCDDVYGGTYRLFEKVRKRSAGLQTTFVDLSLPDLVEAAIQPNTRMIWVETPTNPMLKLINLQQIAVLARKHKLIAVADNTFATPMIHQPLAYGFHIVVHSATKYLGGHSDIIGGIVVVGEDAALVEQLKFLQNAVGAIASPFDSFLALRGIKTLALRMERHCSQAMELAGWLEKHPKVEKVMYPGLLSHPQYQLAKEQMHYYGGMISVQLKCDLAETLHVLERCQLFALAESLGGVESLIEHPALMTHASIPREQRERLGIKDGLIRLSVGVEAVADLRSDLDQALK from the coding sequence ATGAAAAAAGAGACTGGCCAATACGACATTGCTACGCGCGCTATTCATGCGGGCCAGGAGCCCGATCCAACGACTGGCGCGATCATGACTCCGATTTATGCGACATCTACTTATGTGCAAGAAAGTCCGGGCAAGCACAAAGGGTATGAATATTCGCGAACGGGAAATCCTACGAGAGCGGCTTATGAGCGGTGTGTAGCTGATTTGGAAGGAGGAGCATGCGGCTTGGCCTTTGCGTCGGGTCTGGCTGCCATAGCAACCGTTTTGGAGGTCTTGCAGCCAGGTGATCACGTCATTGTCTGCGACGATGTCTATGGAGGAACGTACCGCTTATTTGAAAAGGTGCGCAAGCGTTCTGCCGGTCTGCAGACAACTTTTGTAGACCTATCTTTGCCAGATTTAGTTGAGGCTGCAATTCAACCCAATACCCGTATGATTTGGGTGGAAACGCCGACTAATCCGATGCTTAAATTAATTAATCTTCAGCAAATTGCGGTGCTTGCTCGCAAGCACAAGCTGATTGCAGTAGCCGATAATACCTTTGCCACTCCCATGATCCATCAGCCGCTTGCTTATGGCTTTCATATTGTTGTGCATTCCGCGACCAAGTACCTAGGCGGGCACTCTGACATCATCGGAGGCATTGTTGTCGTAGGAGAGGATGCAGCGCTTGTCGAACAGCTGAAATTTCTTCAGAATGCAGTAGGCGCCATTGCCAGTCCGTTCGATAGCTTTTTGGCTTTGCGAGGCATTAAGACGCTAGCCTTGCGCATGGAAAGGCACTGCTCGCAAGCCATGGAATTGGCTGGCTGGCTTGAAAAGCACCCCAAAGTGGAGAAAGTGATGTATCCTGGCTTGCTTTCTCATCCCCAATATCAGCTGGCTAAAGAACAAATGCACTACTATGGCGGCATGATCTCTGTCCAGCTCAAATGCGATTTGGCAGAGACACTCCACGTGTTAGAGCGTTGCCAGTTATTTGCCTTGGCCGAAAGCTTAGGAGGGGTCGAAAGCTTGATTGAGCATCCGGCTTTGATGACACATGCGAGTATCCCTCGCGAGCAGCGAGAGCGTTTGGGTATTAAGGATGGATTGATCCGCCTGTCAGTTGGCGTTGAAGCAGTCGCTGATTTGCGCAGTGATTTAGACCAAGCTTTAAAGTAG
- a CDS encoding threonine ammonia-lyase, whose protein sequence is MTVNLASIQQAHKRITPYLAHTPLIRFQALEEHLDTPHPIYLKCEHHQPTHTFKVRGAFNALLSLKQEERQKGIVTRSSGNFAQAVAYAAQKLSMHAKIVMPLDAPLIKQERTKQFHPELILFGKTHEEGEEKVEEMKQELGCVALSPYDQKEVIEGQGTAALEIYEALPSIAHFFCPIGGGGLMSGCATAFKSLNASIQTIGIEPKGAQDYCLARQKGERFALKEIETIADGLRASQVGVLNWPLLQEHVDLVEVVSDAQIQFAMAFIYRALNIVTEPSGAVSLAALLFSKIALKGPAVCLLSGANIDSTNFHQLISKN, encoded by the coding sequence ATGACAGTCAATCTAGCCTCCATTCAACAAGCTCACAAGCGAATTACCCCTTACCTTGCCCACACACCCTTAATCCGTTTTCAAGCCTTGGAAGAGCATTTAGACACGCCTCATCCCATCTATCTCAAATGCGAACACCATCAGCCGACCCATACATTTAAAGTCCGTGGCGCTTTTAATGCCCTCTTGAGTCTCAAGCAAGAAGAAAGACAAAAAGGGATTGTGACGCGCTCAAGCGGCAATTTTGCCCAAGCGGTTGCCTATGCCGCGCAAAAACTTTCCATGCATGCCAAAATTGTCATGCCACTAGATGCCCCGCTCATCAAGCAAGAAAGAACGAAACAGTTTCACCCGGAGCTCATTCTGTTTGGGAAAACCCATGAGGAGGGAGAAGAAAAGGTCGAAGAAATGAAGCAAGAGCTGGGCTGCGTAGCTCTTTCTCCCTATGATCAAAAAGAGGTGATCGAAGGACAAGGAACGGCTGCGTTGGAAATTTACGAAGCCCTCCCCTCTATCGCCCATTTTTTTTGTCCGATTGGAGGAGGAGGCTTGATGAGTGGCTGCGCAACGGCTTTTAAAAGTTTGAATGCTTCCATTCAAACCATCGGCATAGAGCCCAAAGGAGCCCAAGATTACTGCTTAGCAAGGCAAAAAGGTGAGCGCTTTGCGTTGAAAGAGATCGAAACAATTGCCGACGGATTAAGAGCCAGTCAAGTTGGAGTTTTAAATTGGCCTTTGCTGCAAGAACATGTCGATCTAGTCGAAGTGGTGAGCGACGCTCAAATCCAGTTTGCCATGGCCTTTATCTATCGAGCGTTGAATATTGTGACAGAGCCTTCCGGAGCTGTTTCCTTGGCAGCCTTGCTCTTTTCAAAAATAGCTTTAAAAGGCCCTGCCGTTTGCCTCCTTAGCGGTGCCAATATCGACTCTACCAATTTTCATCAATTGATTTCAAAAAACTGA
- a CDS encoding ABC transporter ATP-binding protein — MHPTTLPKTLFAFFWFFLKKQWKWLLFIQLFSFAWSIDHTLWPYVIMTLIDTITNFTGPPGDVWQALAKPIIMGISLWLTVEISFRLAGFLTAYIVPKIEADVRMSMFNYVLQHSHYYFSNHMAGSIANKIADMPLSMTRLLLQVMQLFLPVALALIISTVLFAQINPFFALILMAWVAIHLSICMAFSKQCDHYSNVHAESRSILSGKIVDSLSNNANMRLFARSKFESRYLSFFQKDELQKHWQSLFYMEKMKIALGIACFLGACIALNWYMLYSWQKGELTAGEVVFIFNTTWNITMMAWLAGLELPQIFKEIGICKQALTVIQDPHDIVDAPDAKPLKVTNGEIIFDNVTFRYQKNQKLFQNKNITLHAGQKVGLVGFSGSGKTTFINLILRNYDIESGRILIDEQNIAKVTQDSLREQISIIPQEPTLFHRSLMDNIRYGRPDATDAEVIEASIQAHCHEFIQKMPEKYQSLVGERGTKLSGGQRQRIAIARAILKDAPILILDEATSALDSVTEKDIQEGLDILMKGHTTLVIAHRLSTLSGMDRILVFKDGRIVEDGTHEELIQSNHHYAHMWEMQAGGFLLEDDDLTEEEEEPEIDPSLV, encoded by the coding sequence ATGCATCCTACAACTCTCCCCAAAACCTTGTTTGCTTTTTTTTGGTTCTTTTTAAAGAAGCAATGGAAGTGGCTCTTATTCATTCAACTATTCAGTTTTGCCTGGTCTATCGATCATACCTTGTGGCCGTATGTCATCATGACGCTGATTGACACTATCACAAACTTTACTGGGCCTCCAGGAGACGTTTGGCAGGCTTTAGCAAAGCCCATCATTATGGGGATTAGCTTATGGCTAACGGTGGAAATTTCTTTCCGGCTGGCTGGCTTTTTAACGGCTTATATCGTTCCCAAAATAGAGGCCGATGTGCGCATGAGCATGTTTAATTATGTATTGCAGCACTCGCATTACTATTTCAGCAATCATATGGCAGGCTCTATTGCCAATAAAATTGCCGATATGCCTCTTAGCATGACTCGGCTACTTCTACAAGTCATGCAGCTATTTTTACCGGTCGCTTTAGCCCTCATTATTTCGACCGTTTTATTTGCCCAAATTAATCCCTTTTTTGCACTCATTCTCATGGCATGGGTAGCTATTCACCTCAGCATTTGCATGGCTTTTTCCAAACAATGCGATCACTATTCAAATGTTCATGCGGAATCGCGCAGCATTTTATCGGGTAAAATTGTCGACAGTCTATCCAACAACGCCAACATGCGGCTCTTTGCTAGAAGCAAATTTGAGTCCCGTTATCTCTCTTTCTTCCAAAAAGATGAATTGCAAAAACACTGGCAATCTCTTTTCTATATGGAAAAGATGAAAATAGCTCTTGGCATTGCGTGCTTTCTTGGAGCTTGTATCGCGCTCAACTGGTATATGCTCTACAGCTGGCAAAAAGGAGAATTGACGGCAGGTGAAGTTGTCTTCATTTTCAATACCACTTGGAATATTACCATGATGGCCTGGCTGGCAGGGCTAGAGCTGCCGCAAATTTTTAAGGAGATCGGTATTTGCAAACAGGCTCTTACAGTCATTCAAGATCCTCATGACATCGTCGACGCGCCCGATGCCAAGCCTCTTAAGGTCACTAACGGGGAAATCATTTTTGACAATGTAACCTTCCGCTACCAGAAGAATCAGAAGCTATTTCAAAATAAAAATATTACCTTGCATGCAGGTCAAAAAGTCGGATTAGTCGGTTTTTCAGGATCGGGTAAAACAACTTTTATCAATCTCATTTTGCGCAATTACGACATTGAGAGCGGCCGCATCTTAATCGATGAGCAAAACATAGCCAAAGTCACGCAAGATTCCCTGCGCGAGCAAATTTCTATCATCCCGCAAGAGCCCACTCTTTTCCACCGCTCGCTGATGGATAATATTCGCTATGGACGTCCAGACGCTACGGATGCAGAGGTCATCGAAGCTTCGATCCAAGCTCATTGCCATGAATTTATTCAAAAAATGCCTGAAAAATATCAATCGCTTGTCGGAGAAAGAGGCACGAAACTCTCCGGCGGTCAGAGGCAGCGTATTGCCATCGCACGGGCCATTTTAAAGGATGCTCCTATCCTGATCTTGGACGAAGCCACCTCAGCTCTCGATTCAGTCACGGAAAAAGACATTCAAGAGGGGTTGGATATCTTGATGAAAGGCCACACCACGCTGGTCATCGCCCACCGTCTCTCTACGCTTTCCGGAATGGATCGCATTCTCGTCTTTAAGGACGGAAGAATCGTTGAAGACGGCACCCACGAAGAGCTCATTCAATCCAATCATCATTATGCCCATATGTGGGAGATGCAAGCCGGAGGATTCTTACTGGAGGATGATGATCTAACTGAAGAAGAGGAAGAACCAGAGATCGATCCTTCCCTCGTATAA
- a CDS encoding redoxin domain-containing protein, which produces MTALKAGTLAPSFQLLATPDQRLSLSDFKGRPLVLIFYPADWSPVCSDQLSLYNELIHDFKNLNADLVAISVDGVWCHLAFAEERKLHFSLLSDFEPKGETAKAYGVFREADGTTERALFVIDEEGKISWSYVSPIGINPGADGILEALEALQKKSKAS; this is translated from the coding sequence ATGACAGCTCTTAAGGCCGGAACCTTAGCTCCTTCTTTTCAACTTTTAGCCACGCCCGATCAACGCCTTTCACTCTCTGATTTTAAAGGGCGCCCCTTGGTTCTGATTTTCTATCCAGCCGATTGGAGTCCTGTTTGCAGCGACCAGCTAAGCCTTTACAATGAACTCATTCACGACTTTAAAAATCTCAATGCCGATCTCGTTGCCATCTCCGTTGATGGCGTCTGGTGCCATTTAGCTTTTGCCGAGGAGCGCAAACTGCACTTTTCACTCCTTTCCGACTTCGAACCGAAAGGCGAAACGGCGAAGGCTTACGGGGTTTTTAGAGAAGCAGATGGAACGACTGAGCGAGCCCTTTTTGTCATTGATGAAGAGGGGAAAATTAGCTGGAGCTATGTCTCCCCGATTGGCATTAATCCAGGCGCAGACGGAATTTTAGAAGCTTTAGAAGCCCTACAAAAAAAATCTAAGGCCTCATAA